One window from the genome of Anguilla rostrata isolate EN2019 chromosome 5, ASM1855537v3, whole genome shotgun sequence encodes:
- the LOC135256160 gene encoding receptor-type tyrosine-protein phosphatase eta, with amino-acid sequence MRRPRSVETVSLKTLLVMLLFLKVSKEVLGCTDCKFTKEISTSEIIISGASECTVSSSAVLQNTPNGNGLNVSGLVPGRSYNLTLNCSTKCCIQFTTGPDVIRNLSVTHVTTETVSLNWTEPEGMSSFYRVEWDDSTVPVNKTTNETSVVITGLTAGVQYVFRVVAVAADNQTAGDSVSETQYTKPDVISNLSVTHVTTETVSLSWTAPQGNSSFYRVEWGESTVSMSKTTNETSVVITGLTAGAQYVFRVVAVAADNQTAGDSVSKTQYTRPEKVVKNPESCLPTPPSRRGLA; translated from the exons ATGAGGCGACCACGGTCAGTCGAAACGGTGTCTTTAAAGACACTTCTCGTTATGCTCCTATTTTTGAAG GTCTCAAAGGAGGTGCTAGGCT GCACTGATTGtaaatttacaaaagaaatatCAACATCTGAAATAATCATATCTGGGGCAAGCGAATGTACAGTGAGCTCTTCGGCGGTACTCCAAAATACTCCAAATGGCAATGGCCTCAATGTGTCAGGACTAGTGCCTGGAAGATCATACAACTTAACGTTGAACTGTTCTACCAAATGCTGCATACAGTTTACAACAG GACCTGATGTCATCAGGAACCTCTCTGTCACTCACGTCACCACGGAAACTGTGTCTTTGAACTGGACTGAGCCGGAGGGAATGAGCTCGTTTTATAGAGTAGAGTGGGATGACAGCACTGTACCTGTGAATAAAACCACCAATGAAACGTCTGTGGTCATAACCGGTCTGACCGCTGGAGTTCAGTATGTGTTCAGAGTTGTTGCGGTTGCTGCAGATAATCAAACTGCGGGAGATTCTGTCAGTGAGACTCAGTACACAA AACCTGATGTCATCAGCAACCTCTCTGTCACTCACGTCACCACGGAAACTGTGTCTTTGAGCTGGACTGCGCCGCAGGGAAATAGCTCATTTTATAGAGTAGAGTGGGGTGAGAGCACTGTATCTATGAGTAAAACCACCAATGAAACGTCTGTGGTCATAACCGGTCTGACCGCTGGAGCTCAGTATGTGTTCAGAGTTGTTGCGGTTGCTGCAGATAATCAAACTGCAGGAGATTCTGTCAGTAAGACTCAGTACACAA GGCCAGAGAAAGTGGTGAAGAACCCTGA gagctgcctgcccaCTCCGCCGTCCCGCAGGGGCCTCGCCTAG